In Lacibacter sp. H375, one DNA window encodes the following:
- the trxA gene encoding thioredoxin yields the protein MSNFESHIYGSKPVVVDFFAEWCGPCKLMTPVLQQVKQAAGDRVTVLKMDIDKNPGFTHRYGVQAVPTLIIFKDGQIIWRKSGVVPAHEILQYLNTVMS from the coding sequence ATGAGCAACTTTGAGTCACATATATACGGAAGTAAGCCGGTGGTTGTTGATTTTTTTGCAGAATGGTGTGGACCATGCAAATTAATGACACCGGTGCTGCAGCAGGTAAAACAAGCTGCGGGCGACCGTGTGACGGTTCTTAAGATGGATATCGACAAGAATCCGGGTTTTACTCATCGCTACGGTGTACAGGCAGTGCCAACACTTATCATCTTTAAAGATGGCCAGATCATCTGGCGGAAAAGCGGCGTGGTTCCTGCCCATGAAATTCTACAGTACCTGAATACGGTGATGAGCTGA
- a CDS encoding DUF6544 family protein, with product MKYLFPLLLFVHGLIHLMGFTNGFGFSKLPALTKFISKPTALLWLFTTILLSTTAVYYFLKKENWALIAVAAVIVSQLLIVWYWKDAKMGTAANFIILLVTVPALGEWQFNRMYKKEVQQLLSQPINKSASAITNQQLQSLPPVVQKWLRASGVVGRPAIKQVYLQQRGEMKNTPDGKWIPFEAEQYFTIDPPSFSWKTTIRPSVFLFITGRDKYEQGKGNMLIKAYGLFTIADSKGSETDQGALIRYLAETCWFPTAALSEYIKWETIDDNTAKATMSYGGITASGVFRFNSNGDVEEFEADRYYINNNHSSIEKWQVTCIDHKTMNGIRIPVKNNVTWKLKEGDFKWLELEITNIQFTFTA from the coding sequence ATGAAATACCTTTTTCCCCTACTCCTGTTTGTGCATGGCCTTATTCACCTGATGGGTTTTACCAATGGATTTGGCTTCAGTAAACTGCCTGCACTTACAAAATTTATTTCTAAACCAACAGCGCTGTTATGGCTTTTTACAACCATCCTTTTATCAACAACTGCTGTTTATTATTTTCTGAAAAAAGAAAACTGGGCTCTGATTGCTGTTGCTGCTGTTATCGTTTCTCAATTGCTCATTGTGTGGTACTGGAAAGATGCGAAGATGGGAACAGCAGCCAACTTCATCATCTTACTGGTTACTGTTCCTGCATTGGGCGAATGGCAATTCAACCGCATGTACAAAAAAGAAGTACAGCAATTACTTTCACAACCAATAAACAAATCAGCAAGTGCAATTACAAATCAACAGCTTCAATCGCTACCACCTGTAGTTCAAAAATGGTTACGGGCCAGCGGCGTAGTTGGCCGACCGGCAATTAAACAGGTGTATCTGCAACAACGAGGTGAAATGAAAAATACACCCGATGGAAAATGGATACCATTTGAAGCGGAACAATATTTCACAATTGATCCTCCCTCTTTTTCATGGAAAACAACAATTCGTCCTTCGGTTTTTTTATTCATAACCGGCAGAGACAAGTATGAACAAGGCAAAGGGAACATGCTCATTAAAGCTTACGGGCTTTTTACCATTGCAGACAGCAAAGGTTCGGAAACAGACCAGGGAGCTTTGATACGCTATCTTGCCGAAACCTGTTGGTTCCCTACTGCAGCACTCAGTGAGTATATAAAATGGGAAACGATTGATGATAATACTGCAAAAGCAACGATGAGTTATGGAGGCATAACAGCATCGGGTGTATTCCGTTTCAACTCAAATGGCGACGTGGAAGAATTTGAGGCCGACCGTTATTATATCAACAACAATCATTCATCAATCGAAAAATGGCAGGTTACTTGCATTGATCACAAAACCATGAACGGGATAAGGATACCGGTAAAAAATAATGTGACCTGGAAATTGAAAGAAGGAGATTTCAAATGGCTTGAACTTGAAATTACCAACATTCAGTTTACTTTCACAGCATAA
- a CDS encoding phage holin family protein, with protein sequence MEDTFAKAEDLAEHVKEYINNRMDAVKLSTAEKSSKLAATVIASVVVAMFFITFMFFASTALAFVFSRLTGELWLGFLIVAGIYLLLGAVVWLLRDRILQLPIMNALLQQLFTDDEEDDDE encoded by the coding sequence ATGGAAGATACATTTGCCAAAGCAGAAGACCTGGCCGAACATGTAAAAGAGTATATCAATAACCGCATGGATGCGGTGAAGTTGAGTACAGCAGAAAAAAGTTCAAAACTTGCAGCAACTGTGATTGCGTCTGTTGTTGTAGCAATGTTCTTTATCACTTTTATGTTTTTCGCCAGTACTGCTTTGGCATTTGTTTTTTCACGACTCACCGGTGAACTATGGTTGGGATTTTTAATTGTTGCCGGTATTTACTTGTTGCTCGGCGCAGTTGTCTGGCTCTTGAGAGATCGTATTCTTCAACTGCCTATAATGAATGCATTGCTGCAGCAACTATTTACTGATGATGAAGAAGACGATGATGAATAA
- a CDS encoding pyridoxamine 5'-phosphate oxidase family protein codes for MLGSLSTSEIEDLLYQCNLGRIGCSHNGKIYVVPVNYIYDGRSVIAHSVEGLKIRIMRSNPSVCFEVDEVQNNKSWRSVIAQGVYQEIIGERERYDAMKLFVDKMLKLKVSTTAHPPELQPERLHGTHGSVKPVIYRIILTEKTGRYEKE; via the coding sequence ATGCTTGGTTCATTAAGTACATCTGAAATTGAAGACCTGCTTTACCAATGCAACCTGGGCCGCATTGGCTGCAGCCACAATGGAAAAATATATGTAGTGCCGGTTAATTACATCTATGATGGCAGGTCTGTAATCGCACATTCAGTTGAAGGGTTGAAGATCCGCATTATGCGGAGCAACCCTTCTGTTTGCTTTGAAGTGGATGAAGTGCAGAATAATAAAAGCTGGAGGAGTGTAATAGCCCAGGGCGTTTACCAGGAAATAATTGGTGAGCGTGAACGCTATGATGCCATGAAATTATTTGTTGACAAAATGCTCAAACTAAAAGTGAGCACAACTGCACACCCGCCTGAATTACAACCAGAACGTTTACACGGTACACATGGAAGTGTAAAACCGGTGATCTATCGAATTATACTTACAGAAAAAACCGGTCGCTACGAAAAAGAATAG
- a CDS encoding metal-dependent hydrolase: MDSITHIALGACIGEAFFEKGFGKKAMLWGALAQSIPDIDFVASFWMGTADDLLAHRGFTHSLLFAILIVPIMALIAERVHRPHDISYKKWALFFLVEVLMHLFLDAFNNYGIGWLVPFNDHRFSFNTLYVADIFFSIWPGIAFVVLLILNRFHPLRTLWWRIGIFIPFLYLTYCSYNKFSIDREVKKIMVAQNIPHQRYFTTPTPLNNWLWYVVAGNDSGYYIGYRSVFDQNPGMDFNFFPRNDSLLNPVDQFEDMQKLVRFSQQFYTLEKWGDTLVFNDLRFGQILGWHNPKEKFVFHYFLQYPNENKLVVQRGRFTGWNKQEINILLRRMRGN; the protein is encoded by the coding sequence ATGGATTCAATTACGCACATTGCCTTGGGTGCCTGCATTGGCGAAGCATTTTTTGAAAAAGGCTTTGGTAAAAAGGCGATGCTTTGGGGTGCCTTGGCACAAAGTATTCCTGATATAGATTTTGTTGCATCTTTCTGGATGGGTACTGCTGATGACCTGTTGGCACATCGGGGATTTACACATTCACTTTTGTTTGCTATACTCATTGTGCCCATTATGGCACTCATTGCTGAAAGGGTTCACCGTCCGCATGATATCTCCTATAAAAAATGGGCCTTGTTTTTTTTGGTAGAGGTATTAATGCACCTCTTCCTCGATGCTTTCAATAATTATGGTATTGGCTGGCTGGTTCCTTTTAACGATCACCGGTTTTCATTTAATACGTTGTATGTAGCCGATATTTTCTTTTCTATATGGCCGGGTATTGCATTTGTTGTGTTACTGATCCTGAATCGTTTTCATCCGCTGCGTACATTATGGTGGAGGATCGGCATTTTTATACCATTTCTCTATCTCACTTATTGCAGCTATAACAAATTCAGCATTGACAGGGAAGTGAAAAAAATAATGGTGGCCCAGAATATCCCGCATCAACGATATTTCACCACCCCAACACCACTTAACAACTGGCTTTGGTATGTGGTGGCGGGTAACGACAGTGGTTATTACATCGGCTATCGTTCCGTATTTGATCAAAACCCCGGAATGGATTTTAATTTCTTCCCCCGCAACGATTCGTTATTAAATCCTGTTGATCAATTTGAGGATATGCAAAAACTCGTTCGCTTCTCACAGCAATTCTACACGTTAGAAAAATGGGGCGATACCCTGGTGTTCAATGATCTTCGTTTTGGACAAATACTTGGCTGGCACAATCCAAAAGAAAAATTTGTGTTTCACTATTTTCTGCAATATCCAAATGAAAATAAATTAGTGGTGCAGCGTGGCCGTTTCACCGGCTGGAATAAACAGGAAATAAATATTCTTCTGAGGCGAATGCGGGGAAATTAA
- a CDS encoding pyridoxamine 5'-phosphate oxidase family protein has protein sequence MLGQLNEQQMNNLLGSQVVGRLACTDSVQPYLVPVTYAFDGNYIYGQTNEGMKLSLLRSNPNVCFEVDTMTNMANWQSVIVRGTFEELKDNEAENARAILKNRVFPMMTSATIDGEQHEVVTELDDSNRIKRVMYRITIAEKTGRFEKR, from the coding sequence ATGCTTGGACAATTGAATGAACAACAAATGAACAACCTGCTTGGAAGCCAGGTTGTGGGGCGGCTTGCCTGCACAGATTCAGTTCAGCCATATCTTGTTCCTGTTACATATGCGTTTGACGGTAATTATATTTACGGTCAAACGAATGAAGGTATGAAGTTGAGTTTGTTGCGCAGTAATCCTAATGTCTGTTTTGAAGTGGATACCATGACCAACATGGCCAATTGGCAAAGTGTGATTGTGAGAGGAACTTTTGAAGAGCTAAAAGACAACGAAGCAGAAAATGCCCGTGCTATTCTGAAAAACCGTGTATTCCCAATGATGACGAGTGCAACGATTGATGGTGAGCAGCATGAAGTTGTAACGGAGCTTGATGACAGTAACCGTATTAAGCGGGTGATGTATAGAATTACAATTGCTGAAAAAACAGGAAGGTTTGAAAAAAGATAA
- a CDS encoding phospholipase D-like domain-containing protein has translation MSTGKQFPVSSAYSTHNQVQLVRGGRDFFSILFRLLEDAKHSVHLQIYIFGDDETGTQVAAALMKAAERGVKVYLLLDGYASQNLPDEFIAQLKASGVEFRWFEPVIRSRYFYFGRRMHHKIVVVDAVHSLVGGVNISNRYNDMPDKPAWLDWALYSHGEVSAELYNLCVEVWNKSGWGKKKDQLLKTEASFHLRGEECLVRVRRNDWVRRKNQISRTYLEMFRKASSHICIMSSYFLPGRAFRRNMTLTARRGIKIKVIAAGISDISMVKHAERYLYRWMFKNGIELYEYQPNVLHGKLSTYDSKFVTVGSYNVNNISAYASIELNIDIQNNRFAENVERTLEEIMQNDCIRITEKEFERHNTFIKRLWQRICYEIIRLIFFLFTFYFKQRD, from the coding sequence ATGTCGACAGGCAAACAATTTCCCGTTTCATCTGCTTATAGCACACATAACCAGGTACAACTGGTTAGAGGTGGGCGAGATTTTTTTTCTATCCTCTTCCGTTTATTAGAAGATGCAAAGCACAGTGTTCATTTACAGATCTATATTTTTGGAGATGATGAAACAGGTACCCAGGTTGCGGCAGCTTTAATGAAAGCTGCAGAAAGAGGGGTGAAGGTTTACCTTTTACTGGATGGATATGCATCTCAAAATTTACCCGACGAGTTTATTGCGCAGCTAAAGGCGAGTGGTGTTGAGTTCCGTTGGTTTGAACCGGTTATAAGAAGCCGGTATTTTTATTTTGGGCGGAGGATGCATCATAAAATTGTGGTGGTTGATGCTGTGCATAGCCTGGTGGGTGGTGTAAATATTTCAAACCGGTATAATGATATGCCCGATAAGCCGGCTTGGCTCGATTGGGCATTATACAGCCATGGCGAAGTGAGTGCAGAGCTTTACAATCTTTGTGTGGAAGTGTGGAATAAATCGGGTTGGGGAAAAAAGAAAGATCAGCTGCTGAAAACTGAAGCATCGTTCCATTTACGTGGCGAAGAATGTTTGGTAAGGGTGAGGCGTAATGATTGGGTGCGCCGCAAGAACCAGATCAGCCGAACTTATCTTGAAATGTTTCGGAAAGCAAGTTCGCACATCTGCATCATGTCGAGTTACTTTTTACCTGGCCGTGCATTCCGTCGTAACATGACGTTGACTGCAAGACGTGGAATAAAAATTAAAGTGATAGCAGCCGGCATCAGCGATATATCTATGGTGAAGCATGCGGAACGCTATCTCTATCGCTGGATGTTTAAAAATGGTATTGAGTTATACGAATATCAACCCAATGTATTGCATGGAAAACTAAGTACCTACGATTCAAAGTTTGTAACTGTTGGTTCTTACAACGTAAATAACATCAGCGCCTATGCCAGTATTGAGTTGAATATTGATATTCAGAACAACCGGTTTGCTGAAAATGTGGAACGAACCCTTGAAGAGATCATGCAAAACGATTGTATCCGTATAACGGAAAAGGAATTTGAGCGCCATAACACATTTATCAAAAGGTTATGGCAACGGATTTGTTACGAAATAATTAGGCTTATCTTTTTCCTCTTTACGTTTTATTTTAAACAACGGGATTAA
- a CDS encoding YtxH domain-containing protein, giving the protein MNTLAKIAIAAGAGLVAGGVLGVLFAPDKGENTRKKIADGGKKLTDTVKEKMGNLKVNIKGKTESVKEGMEEFA; this is encoded by the coding sequence ATGAACACTTTAGCTAAGATTGCTATTGCAGCCGGGGCAGGTTTAGTTGCCGGAGGCGTATTGGGAGTTTTGTTTGCACCTGATAAAGGTGAGAACACCCGCAAAAAAATTGCTGACGGTGGGAAAAAACTCACAGACACTGTAAAAGAAAAAATGGGTAACCTGAAAGTTAACATCAAGGGCAAAACTGAATCTGTGAAAGAAGGAATGGAAGAATTTGCATAA
- a CDS encoding Na/Pi cotransporter family protein, with translation MDGSFDIWKILAGVAIFLLGMNMLEEALQQLAGRPFKLFLRKHTQHKLKAIGAGAVVTALLQSSSIVNLMLLAFVGSGIIQMQNGLAMVLGSNIGTTFTSWIVATIGFEFNIENFALPVTGVAGILMILLNKHSKWFQLSKFFLGFSFLFVGLNFMKTAVEAMVQQTDLSRFNDYPVLLFLLIGILITALIQASSATIALALAALHAHAIELEPAMAIVLGAEVGTTIKLLLASAKGIPAKKQVALGNFLMNTIISLLLVFFLGPISLFINETLGVKNHVVALVVFQTLVNIISILLFYPFLNPFGKFLAARFTKDSDETLFIHKIKPAETELALQAMQKETAHFLQLIIAYSKHIFELVPEQKNGNDFYKKKPEEKYEFIKHLHGEILEFYVKMQSDHAQPEEAARFELLISSVRNGMYAAKSLKDAWHDMLILKNSSNDKKFAYYEESRKRTDHFISTIGQVLAAKEPGQSNAEALITLYREIIKGYTEELSHLYKQGTIDHLNETEISTIINYNRELYTAYKSLIIAVKDLLLPEKEAAAFEELPGFIR, from the coding sequence ATGGACGGATCGTTCGATATATGGAAAATACTTGCAGGCGTCGCCATTTTTCTTTTAGGAATGAATATGCTGGAAGAAGCATTGCAACAACTGGCGGGCCGGCCGTTTAAATTATTTCTGCGAAAACATACCCAGCATAAATTAAAAGCAATTGGTGCAGGTGCTGTTGTTACTGCATTGCTGCAAAGCAGCAGTATTGTAAACCTGATGTTACTTGCATTTGTAGGCAGTGGAATTATTCAAATGCAAAATGGCCTTGCCATGGTGTTGGGAAGTAACATTGGCACTACGTTCACGAGCTGGATCGTTGCAACAATTGGTTTTGAATTCAACATCGAAAATTTTGCGTTGCCGGTAACCGGTGTTGCCGGTATTTTAATGATCCTGCTGAACAAACACAGCAAATGGTTTCAGCTGAGTAAATTCTTTTTGGGTTTCAGCTTTTTATTTGTTGGGTTGAATTTTATGAAAACGGCTGTTGAAGCCATGGTGCAACAAACCGATCTCAGTAGGTTTAATGATTACCCGGTGTTACTGTTTTTATTGATCGGTATTTTGATCACTGCACTAATACAGGCAAGCTCAGCCACTATCGCACTGGCATTGGCTGCATTGCACGCCCATGCAATTGAACTTGAACCTGCAATGGCGATTGTATTGGGTGCAGAAGTTGGTACTACTATTAAACTGTTACTTGCTTCTGCAAAGGGTATACCCGCAAAAAAGCAGGTAGCGTTGGGAAACTTTTTAATGAACACGATCATTTCGCTGTTGCTTGTATTTTTCCTGGGGCCAATTTCATTATTTATCAATGAAACCCTTGGTGTTAAAAATCATGTAGTTGCCTTGGTGGTGTTTCAAACACTGGTGAACATCATCAGCATTCTTCTCTTTTACCCATTCCTGAATCCGTTCGGTAAATTCTTAGCCGCCCGGTTTACCAAAGACAGTGATGAAACGTTATTCATCCACAAAATAAAACCCGCAGAAACAGAACTTGCATTACAGGCCATGCAAAAAGAAACTGCACATTTCCTGCAACTCATTATTGCCTATAGCAAACATATCTTTGAACTGGTGCCAGAGCAAAAGAACGGTAACGATTTTTATAAGAAAAAGCCGGAAGAGAAATACGAGTTCATCAAGCACCTGCATGGTGAAATACTTGAATTTTATGTAAAGATGCAATCAGATCATGCGCAGCCGGAAGAAGCTGCAAGATTTGAATTGCTTATTTCTTCGGTACGCAATGGAATGTATGCAGCCAAAAGTTTGAAAGATGCCTGGCATGATATGCTCATTCTCAAAAATTCATCGAACGATAAAAAATTTGCTTACTACGAAGAAAGCCGCAAACGCACTGATCATTTCATTTCAACCATTGGCCAGGTACTTGCGGCAAAAGAGCCGGGGCAATCAAATGCAGAGGCATTGATTACCCTCTATCGTGAGATCATCAAAGGTTATACTGAGGAACTGAGTCATCTGTACAAACAGGGTACCATCGATCACCTGAATGAAACAGAGATCTCCACCATCATAAATTACAACCGTGAATTGTATACCGCCTATAAATCGTTGATCATTGCAGTGAAAGATCTCCTACTTCCAGAAAAAGAAGCGGCGGCTTTTGAAGAGTTGCCCGGCTTCATCCGTTAG